The Leptospira licerasiae serovar Varillal str. VAR 010 genome segment ATATCTCCACGATGCTGACAATCGCGCCAAATCCGCCTCCACTAAAAAAACTTTGTTTTAGATTGTTAAGAGTACTTTTGGAAAGGTCTATATTTTTTTCCAGATCGGTCAACCAGGACTGTTTGTACAGGATCCAGTTAAGTTGAGCCTTGAGGCGTTCTTCGTTTTCCTGTATCAGTATCCTTTCGCTTTCCTTTAGTCGTATGAATTCCGAAATCCGATCCAACACTTGGTATAGTCTTTCCCTATCGATCGGTTTGATGATATAGTCGAATATCCCGAGCTTCATCACTTCGATGATGATCTCAGGTACATCGTTACCCGAAATTACGATAAATAGCGACTCAGGTTCTTTTTCTTTGATCTTTTTGATGAAATCAAACCCGTTCATGACAGGCATTTCTAGGTCCACCAGGTATAAGGAATATTCCTTTTGGTCTGCCATCTGGCAGGCAACTTGCCCGTCGGAGGCCGTATCTGCGTCCACGCCGACACTTCTCGCTAACCTTGCGATCAGCTCCCGATTTTCCTCTTGGTCTTCTACAATTAAGATGGGATTATGTAGGTTTAATCTGAATGCCATGGTTAAAACTGAACATGTTTTGGATATTTTGCATATAGGAAGCTTTTAGCTGAGAGCCTTAGGATTCCATTTAGCGGGCCTATTGAAATTAATTTCCAGAACCCTGTAAAGAGGAAAATATAAATTATTTTTTCTTTAATCAGAAATAGCTAATGAAACAGTCCGTCTTTTCGTAATTTTTCCCGTTGAAAAGGGGAACACAATTAGAAATAGAAGAAAGTAGAATGCGGTCCCATCTTCGAAAAGCCAATGCAAAAAGTGTCCAAGCTTATAAAGTTAGAAGAAATTATAATTAAATTTCTGCATAAAAAACTTTATGGATACGGAATTGGAAACGTTTCTACAGAATATCAAATATATTTAACTGCTGCGTATGACAAATAAGGATAATGTTCACGCCCATGATACCTTTTTGCCGCGATTATTGTAAGTGATTTGCGTAAGATTCCTCTTTACAAAAAATAACGCCAAATTAAAACTCCCGGGGATTTATATCCTTGGAGAGAATGGAATGATATTAGCAGCAAGAATTTTAGCGGCTATCGTCGGCTTATTGCATGTTTGGATCTTCATCATGGAGAGTGTGTTATGGATGCGCCCCCGTATTCACAGAAGGTTCGGAGTGACGGACACAAAATTAGCGGAAGCGATGAAGGGAGTCTTTTTAAACCAAGGTTTTTATAATCTATTTCTTGCAATCGGCGCATTATACGGAGCTATCTTTTTCGAGTTACATCCTGGTTTTGCCCCGGCGATCTTGGCTTTCTCTTGTCTTTCCGTTTTCGGTGCGGGGCTTGTATTATTAATTTCTAAACCTTCGATGGCAAGGGCTGCGATTATCCAAGGACTTCCTCCTTTGGTTGCGGTCGTTCTCTATTTCATTTCCTGTAACGGCTGAAATTTTAACATCGATTTGCTCGAAAGATCTCAAATAGATCTTAGGTCTTTCGGGCTAAACTTTTTTATTTGGATCACTTACTTAAGGTAGAGACTTTTCGGGGGTTCGATCTAGCGTTAAGATACTGAGTTGTAATTTATCCCTTAAAAATGTACTTGTGAAAATTGTCTGAAATCGGATTCTTAAACTAACACTTGCAAGTCGAAAACAAAAAGCGTAAATCCTATAGATTCGAAATCCAATTTTCAATCCAAGGAAATCCCGATGCAGATTCGTTCCGCAATCGTCCTCATATCTATTCAGTTTTTTCCAAATTTACTCTTCTCACAAGAGATACAAAAGATCGGATCCTTTGATTCGATCACTAGTCTAAATTCCACAGAATCCTATACTTGGGAAATTACTGAAGAGGCATTGGACCCCAAACAATTTTCGCTTTCTTATTTAAGCGGGGAAGGGCCCGGGATCAAAACAAGTCCATATAAGGCGCCGGGAGTGTATAGGGTCTCTCAAAAATCGGTGCATAAAGTTTATTTAATTAAGAAATTTATCGCACCCGAATCTTGGAATGCGGCAGGGATCTCTGTTCGTTTGGGGACTCTGACTGATAAGGATAAAACGTATCTAAACGGAAAGCTGATTGGGGAGACAGGAAATATGAATTCCTCCGAGCCCCAGGCATACGATAAGATCAGAATATATTCGATTCCACCCGGACTCATACGGAATGGACGAGAAAACATATTGGTCTTGGAAGTGAAAAAATATTTTCATCCTGAGGCCGGAATAGAGCAAGACCGCACGGAGATCGGGGATACTCGGTTGATCCAAGGAGATTATTATAGGGCCGAATATACGAAGATCGCTCTGTTGATGATCTATCTCACGGTCGGCGGATATTTTCTGTTTTTATTTATTAGAAGAAGGACGGATACGGAAAACCTGTATTTCGGATTATTTACCGTCTTTCTTGTGATTTATCAATTTCTCCGGAATCAGATCAAATATGAACTGGGGATCCCGTTCTTATATATGAAGAAAACGGAATATATTATCTTAACCGCACTGATCCCCATTTTTGCGAACTTTATCAGATCTTATTTTAAATTTCCTAGAGGGAAGTTTGTAAATGTATTGGATGCGATCTACGGAGCTTTTATATTATTTTATATCGTTTCAAACAACGTGATTTTATACAATAAGCTGAATAGTTCAGCCGTGCAGTTAGGCTGGGCGGCTTATATTATTCTGATCTTTTACTATTTGATCAATAAGATCAGAACGAAGGACCGGGACGCTTTGCTCATACTGATCGGAGTTACTATCGTGGCCTTGTCTACGGTTTTGGATACAATGTCCAATCGGAATTTATTCGTATTTCCTCGGACAGTCGGTTACGCATTCTTTTTCTTTATTATCAGTATCGCTACTATTCTCGCCAATAAATTCGTACGCTTGAACGAGCAAGTGGAAGAATTGAACGAACATTTAGAGCTTAAGGTAGAGGAAAGAACTCAAGAGTTAAACGAGTCCCTTGCAAATGTAAGTCGTCTTAAGACCCAACAGGACGGAGATTATTTTCTAACTTCCCTGTTGATCCGACCTTTGTTTACGAACAATACCTCTAGTCCTTCCTTAAAGATCGATTTCTTTTCTAAACAAAAAAAGTCCATTTCGTTCAAAGAGAAACATTACGAGATCGGAGGGGATATCAGTATCGCGGGAAATATCTCCATCCAAGGAGAAAAATACACGGTATTTGTAAATGGAGACGCGATGGGAAAATCCATCCAAGGGGCAGGCGGTGCACTTGTAATGGGCACAGTTTTTCAGTCATTGTTAACGCGGACTAATCGTAACGGAGGATATTCCAAAGCTCCCGAATCTTGGCTAAAAGATTCCTTTTTAGAACTCCAAGGAATTTTTGAATCTTTCGACGGTTCTATGTATATTTCAGTTGTAATAGGTTTGTTGAATGAAAGGTCCGGAGAGTTATATTATATTAATGCGGAACATCCATGGCCAGTATTGTTCAGGGACGGGGCTGCGGGATTTTTGGAAAATGAACTTACTCTTCGTAAAATAGGCATTCCCGGAAACGAAGAGAACTTCTTCGTAAAATATTTTCAATTAAGAAAGTATGATGTATTAATATTGGGTTCTGATGGAAAAGACGATATTTTAATAGGGAATGACGAAAGGGGAAGGATCGTAAACGAGGATGAAACTAAATTTTTAAGAACTGTAGAAGAATCAAAAGGAGATCTAAGGCAGATCTACGAAAAAACACTTAGATTCGGAGAATTGACCGATGATTTTACCCTTTTGAGGTTGGAGTATCTCGTTGAGCCTCAGTTCAAGAGCGAAACTTCATTGAGCGATGTGTTGGAACAAGCCAAAACGCTTTACAAGAAAAAGTCCTATTCTCCTCTCATAGATTATCTAAACGAATACAAGACTATTTTCTCCGATAGAGAAGAACTCTTCATTCTGCTCGGAAAATCATATTTGAAGCTCAAGGATTTTTCTTCCGCGGCCAGATCATTTGAAAGAGCTGCCAATCTGAATCCGGAGAGATTGGAGTCCCAATATTATGCATCTTACTCCAGCAAACTTAATAAGGATTTTCAAAAGGCGGAATATTTCGGAAGGATCGCCTATACATTGGATAAAAATTATCTGAATAATCTGATCAACTTAGCGGATATTTATAAAAACTTAAACCGATCCGAAGATGCAAAAAAATTCGCAGAAAAAGCTCAGCTGATAGATCCTAATCATCCGATCCTTCTGAAACTCACGGATGTTTTTTAGAAAAATTTAATGTATACCAATTGATCCATTCGTTTTTAGAAGCATACTTCAATCCGGTAACCGATTTTAAGGAGGAAATAAGTAACTTTCTATTTCGAGATCTTGAGTCCTCTTTAAGTAATTTAATCAAAACTGGTACACTTGCCGGATCCTTTTTAGCTCCTAATTGAGAAACCGCAACCTGGTGAAGATTGATATTCTCGCTTTCCGCATATTTTTCCAAAATTTTACGCGATTCCTCTCCCGGAATCGAGGTGATCGCAGCGAGTGTGATTGGGGCCAAATCGGGAAAATCTTCCGTTTTCTTATCTAAAAGCGACAAAGATTTAGGAGAAGCGATCATTCCCAAACTTTCAGAAGCGATTTTTGCTAATTTTTGGTCTTTAGATTTACAAGCCTCTTCCACGTAAGGAAGTCCTTCTTCCGAACCTATCGCACCAAGGGCCCAAACGGCACCGTATTTCGCCTCCGTCTGGTCTTCCTTTAGGGTCTTAACAAGCACCGGAATACTTTTTATATCGCCTAAATATCCCAAGGCTTGGGCGACAATCTCTCTGTCTGGAATATTAGGATCTAATAATGTTTTCTCTATATCTTCTCTTGCTTTTAAAAATTTGATACGACCTAAAACGTGCGATGCGGGGGCTTTTGCTATGGCTTTCCCTTTTGTTAAAACTTCTAAGATACGTATCGAAAAACCGGGATCGTGAACTCCAATCAGAACATCTGCTGCCCTGTATCGGATCTCTTTATCTTGATTTTCTAAAATTGGAAGGACCAAGGGTAAAATTTTGGGATCTCCGATCTCTATAAGAGCTATGGATGAATTTTCTCTTCCCTTATCAAAATTCGATTCTAGGGCTTTTACTAAAAGTGGAATGGATTTTTTACTTCTGATCTTACCTAAGGCCAAGTAAGACGCCGCCAAAGTAGGCCCCGGCTCGGTATGAGAAGCCAAATCTATAAGATAATCTTCCGATTCTATAACATTCAATTTTCCTAATGCCATTGCGAATGTTTTGGCTTTGTCCGGATCTTTGTTTGATTTGGCTGCCGCTAAAATAGTTTTTCCGGACTGCCTTGCATGGATCCTGACCAAAGTATCCACAGCTATTAATCGAATGCTTGCTTCTTCTTGATTTAAAAGAGCGGCGACCCGATTTCCTGCCTGAGGATCCTCCATTCTTGAGATTGCTTCCAAAACAGTTCCCGTATCGACTCCCGATTTAGGATCTAAAAAGTTTACTATTTCCGTGAGAGAAGACTTATCTTTCCAGATCCCCAATGCTAATATCGCAGGACCTTTTGTGGTCTCGTCTGATGATCTCATCCATTCCCTGGCAATGGGAATGTATTTTCTTTCATTCCTGGATGCTAATTCTAGAATTGCTTGGGATCTCATTCTTGGATTTTGGCTTTTCAGATCGGATTCCAATTCCTCCAAACTTTGTTCTCCTTCTTCTTGAACCTCCGGTAAGAGGTCGGGACGAGGAGGGCCAAAACAACCCAATGTGGAACCGAGAACTCCGGCTGCACTTATCGGGATAATTGCACGCATAAAGAAAATTAAAAAAACAGAATATAATCTAAATTTCATAAAAATCATCTTGGTACCGATTCAGAAGCCTGCCTTAACTGCAGTAATTCCTTTTGCCAGCTCGCAATATCCGAATTCGCTTGAGGGAGTTGAGAAGCGTCCATTCTGCCTTGTTGTATCGCATATTGGACCAACTGTATCCTGGATTCTAATTCGGAAATTTTATAGGAGAAGTAAGCCCTCTGTTCGTCGGGGGTTACATTCGGATCACTTGGACGAGAGGGAACGGATCCTGGTTCTGCATATTTGCTTGCATTTCTGGACAATGCAAACTTGGATTCTGCAGAAGTAACCTTATCCAACTGCTCTCTTGCTTTTTTCTCGTCTTCTGAAGTGAGCCCTGGACGGAATTCCCTTGGGATATAAATATTGCGAGGATATCTTGCGGCAAAATCGATCCATTCTTCGCGTATCTTCTCCCTTTCTTCTTCCGATTTTTTTTCCTTAAAAGCGGCAGGCCAAAGTCTTTTGGCTGGACCTTCTAGATCCGGATCTTCTTCGAAAGGATGGGGGGCATCCGGAAATTCTAAGTTGCCGCTACCGTATTTTCGATCCACTACGTCGGAAGCTTCTTCTCCTAAACTGGGAGAATTCCTTTTTCTTTCCGGCCAAAATATGAATAAGATACAAATAATAAGAATGATTGCGCCTGAGATCCAGGGCCAATAAGAACGAAAGAAATGCAT includes the following:
- a CDS encoding DUF1304 domain-containing protein, with the translated sequence MILAARILAAIVGLLHVWIFIMESVLWMRPRIHRRFGVTDTKLAEAMKGVFLNQGFYNLFLAIGALYGAIFFELHPGFAPAILAFSCLSVFGAGLVLLISKPSMARAAIIQGLPPLVAVVLYFISCNG
- a CDS encoding SpoIIE family protein phosphatase, translated to MQIRSAIVLISIQFFPNLLFSQEIQKIGSFDSITSLNSTESYTWEITEEALDPKQFSLSYLSGEGPGIKTSPYKAPGVYRVSQKSVHKVYLIKKFIAPESWNAAGISVRLGTLTDKDKTYLNGKLIGETGNMNSSEPQAYDKIRIYSIPPGLIRNGRENILVLEVKKYFHPEAGIEQDRTEIGDTRLIQGDYYRAEYTKIALLMIYLTVGGYFLFLFIRRRTDTENLYFGLFTVFLVIYQFLRNQIKYELGIPFLYMKKTEYIILTALIPIFANFIRSYFKFPRGKFVNVLDAIYGAFILFYIVSNNVILYNKLNSSAVQLGWAAYIILIFYYLINKIRTKDRDALLILIGVTIVALSTVLDTMSNRNLFVFPRTVGYAFFFFIISIATILANKFVRLNEQVEELNEHLELKVEERTQELNESLANVSRLKTQQDGDYFLTSLLIRPLFTNNTSSPSLKIDFFSKQKKSISFKEKHYEIGGDISIAGNISIQGEKYTVFVNGDAMGKSIQGAGGALVMGTVFQSLLTRTNRNGGYSKAPESWLKDSFLELQGIFESFDGSMYISVVIGLLNERSGELYYINAEHPWPVLFRDGAAGFLENELTLRKIGIPGNEENFFVKYFQLRKYDVLILGSDGKDDILIGNDERGRIVNEDETKFLRTVEESKGDLRQIYEKTLRFGELTDDFTLLRLEYLVEPQFKSETSLSDVLEQAKTLYKKKSYSPLIDYLNEYKTIFSDREELFILLGKSYLKLKDFSSAARSFERAANLNPERLESQYYASYSSKLNKDFQKAEYFGRIAYTLDKNYLNNLINLADIYKNLNRSEDAKKFAEKAQLIDPNHPILLKLTDVF
- a CDS encoding HEAT repeat domain-containing protein; this translates as MIFMKFRLYSVFLIFFMRAIIPISAAGVLGSTLGCFGPPRPDLLPEVQEEGEQSLEELESDLKSQNPRMRSQAILELASRNERKYIPIAREWMRSSDETTKGPAILALGIWKDKSSLTEIVNFLDPKSGVDTGTVLEAISRMEDPQAGNRVAALLNQEEASIRLIAVDTLVRIHARQSGKTILAAAKSNKDPDKAKTFAMALGKLNVIESEDYLIDLASHTEPGPTLAASYLALGKIRSKKSIPLLVKALESNFDKGRENSSIALIEIGDPKILPLVLPILENQDKEIRYRAADVLIGVHDPGFSIRILEVLTKGKAIAKAPASHVLGRIKFLKAREDIEKTLLDPNIPDREIVAQALGYLGDIKSIPVLVKTLKEDQTEAKYGAVWALGAIGSEEGLPYVEEACKSKDQKLAKIASESLGMIASPKSLSLLDKKTEDFPDLAPITLAAITSIPGEESRKILEKYAESENINLHQVAVSQLGAKKDPASVPVLIKLLKEDSRSRNRKLLISSLKSVTGLKYASKNEWINWYTLNFSKKHP